The genomic interval CCAGGAACTCCGCCTTCTCACCGCTGGCGCACACCAGCTTGGGCTGGGCGAGCAGGCGGCCGTAGCCGTCGTTGCCCTGGAACCCGATGGAGAAGTCCGCGCCCGCCGTCAGCCCCAGGTTGCCGCCGCCCTGCCCGAAGGAGCCCGGGAAGAGCTCCTGGGTGATGGACGCCGCGGCCGTGGCTGAACCGGCGATGTCCAACGGGTAGCGGATGCCGTAGCGGTCGCGGCTGTTGCGGCGGATTTCGACGAACTGGACCTCGGAGAGAATCATCCGCTTGATGCCGACGACGAGCAGGTTCTCCACCTTCTCGCCAATGGCCTTGGTGATGAGCTCCGCCTTCTGCAGGTCCTGCTGGCTCTCCACGGAGCCCTCCAGGAAGATGGTCGCGCCCACCACGTTGGCCTGCACGTTCTTCAGGCCCGCCTTCTGGAAGGCCGCGTTCAGGTTCTGCGCCACGAGCTTCTTGGCGTTGGGGGCAATCTTCACGAACGACTTCACGTTCGGATACAGGCCCACCACCTGCTCGATGCGGTCCGCGTCCTGCGTCGTGTATGCCTGACCGTCCAGGTAGATGCGGTCGCCCACCATGCGGACGGAGACACCCTCGATTTCACCGAGGAGCCGCTTGATTTCAGCGATGACGTCGTTGGGGTCCTGCTTGCGGACGTTGATGAGATAGCTGGCGCGCTGACCCGTGGACTTCCAGATGAGCAGCGTCGTCTTGCCTTCGGCCTGACCGGTGACGAGCAGCTGCCCGGAGCCGAGCGTCTTCACCTCGGCGATGGACGGGTCGCCAAGGGCCACCTTGCTGAGGCCCGGAATCGTCAGCACCTTTTGGGCGCCGACTCCCAGGCTGACGGAAGTGCCGTCCTGGGCCAGGGCGGAGCCGCTGGCCACCAGGGCAACAAGAGCGCCAAGCGCGGCGGCATGCGTGAAGCGTGTGAACATCGTGAGTGTCCCCTCTCCCTAGTCTCGAGCTAACCCAAGCTTTGTTGCTGCCACCACAACGCCCAGAAGGTTCCAAGCGCGATGGCCACCCCGTAGGGAATGTGCCGCTGCTCGGTGGGTTGCGCGTCCGAGCGCGCCAGGTGCAGTCGCACCGCCCAGCGCCGCAGCGCCGCCGCCACCGTGTCCCAGACCGCTCCTTGCCACAGAAGCGAGACGACCGCCTGGGCCGCGCCCACCAGGGAGATGAACGCAGCGGCCGCCATGGACGCCGGAAAACCCAGCACGGCGCCCACCCCTCCCATCAACTTCACGTCACCCCACCCCATCCGCCCCCGGAGCGCCGCCGGCATCAGCAGCAGTGACAGGCCCACGCCCGACACCAGCCCGCTGATGAGCCCCTGCTCCAACCCTCCCACCCCTTCGGTGGCAAGGCGCACCCCCAGCCCCACCGCCATCAGCGGGTAGGTGACCACGTCAAGGATCTCCCGGCGTAACACGTCCGTTACCACCGAGATCACCAGGGCCACTCCAAGGACCGTCCAAAGCGCGATGTGTCCAGGCGTCATCCGTCGCCTGTCCCATTCGCGTCCAGGCGTCCGGTATCAAACCAGGGACGCCCGGAGGCCGTCAATTGGCGAACAGCGGGAGGCCCCCGGACAAAGGGGGCCCTAGCGGACCATCAGGCGAATCTTCTCGCTGCAGATGAAATACTCGTCCCCGTCTTCAATCTTGCGGCGCTTGATTCGCTGCTTGTTGAACCAGGTGCCGTTGGACGAACCCAGGTCCTCGATGATCCAGTCATGGCCTTCCTGCGCGATGACCGCATGCTCACGGGAGACCTTGCCCGAATTGATGACGAAGTCGCAGTGCTTGCCGCGCCCGATGACGAAGCGCTCCTTGATGATGCGCTCCTGCTCTCCCGACTCGGTCACCAGGTAGAGGGCGGCGCCCTCCTCCTCGGCGAGCTCGTCGGCGGGCTCCTCCTCCTCGGGCTCCGCGGGCTCGTCCTCGAGCCCCGGCTCGTCGTCCTGCTCGGGCAGCGGCTCCTCGTCCTCCACCATCTCGTCGTTGGGAGGAGGCGGCTCGTTCTTGCCCTTGATGAGGCGCTCGAGCTCCGCGGCGGTCTCCAGGACACGCTCGGCCACCTCGCGGCGCACCGGGTCATTGTCCAGGCCGTTGGCGGACGAGCGCTCGTCCGGTGCGGAGGCCCGGGCACTGGGGCGAAGCTGGGGAGGCGGCTCCGCCTTGGGGGGCGGCGGCGCCGGAGAGAGCACGGGGGGCGGGGC from Myxococcus stipitatus carries:
- a CDS encoding FHA domain-containing protein — its product is MIDQNSRPARKVGIADHLWETYEDMAQQMGSDRDALINQALFMFARLNGFIEARSREDAHASPAAAAPVRPAAVSAGPSRAAPPPVLSPAPPPPKAEPPPQLRPSARASAPDERSSANGLDNDPVRREVAERVLETAAELERLIKGKNEPPPPNDEMVEDEEPLPEQDDEPGLEDEPAEPEEEEPADELAEEEGAALYLVTESGEQERIIKERFVIGRGKHCDFVINSGKVSREHAVIAQEGHDWIIEDLGSSNGTWFNKQRIKRRKIEDGDEYFICSEKIRLMVR
- a CDS encoding type II and III secretion system protein family protein, producing MFTRFTHAAALGALVALVASGSALAQDGTSVSLGVGAQKVLTIPGLSKVALGDPSIAEVKTLGSGQLLVTGQAEGKTTLLIWKSTGQRASYLINVRKQDPNDVIAEIKRLLGEIEGVSVRMVGDRIYLDGQAYTTQDADRIEQVVGLYPNVKSFVKIAPNAKKLVAQNLNAAFQKAGLKNVQANVVGATIFLEGSVESQQDLQKAELITKAIGEKVENLLVVGIKRMILSEVQFVEIRRNSRDRYGIRYPLDIAGSATAAASITQELFPGSFGQGGGNLGLTAGADFSIGFQGNDGYGRLLAQPKLVCASGEKAEFLAGGEVPIPLITNNQFSIEYKKYGVILNLRPTADRNGNIQTEIEAEASEIDTSVAVSIGGSSTVPGFRTRKVKTNVTVRHGETIVLSGVFSHDEQKAVSKIPGLGHIPIIGELFKSRGFDSTKRELVIFVTPRIVNPDSDKVRTIIEDVKSRYKQARSEVNFNIFD
- a CDS encoding A24 family peptidase — protein: MTPGHIALWTVLGVALVISVVTDVLRREILDVVTYPLMAVGLGVRLATEGVGGLEQGLISGLVSGVGLSLLLMPAALRGRMGWGDVKLMGGVGAVLGFPASMAAAAFISLVGAAQAVVSLLWQGAVWDTVAAALRRWAVRLHLARSDAQPTEQRHIPYGVAIALGTFWALWWQQQSLG